The region TTCATTTCTCCTCCAATAGTGAAATCTATTGAAAGAATGTTCTTTTTCTTTTCCCTTGTGCAGGTGGGGTTTATGGAGCGGTTACTCCTAACGATGGGTTTATGAATAATTATCAGCCTTGTGACGGTTTTGTAATCGACCGACAGATTGGAGTGAAGGGAGGGGCAGATGCAAATATATATATGAACATCGAGACTGGGAGAGTAGACTCCCAAGATCCTTGGGATTACCAAAACGAAAAAAGGGAGGAAGTAAATGCAGTTGCCCTGAGAGAAGTCGTCCCTGCTGTCTGGGATAGTGAGGAACAATGTTGAATAGAGAGTGAAGAGCCATCACCTGCCGACGATAGGGAGAATGGGAAAAAGGGTGGACGCCAACCAATGCCGACCAGGGCAGAACCTCTGTCTGCTGCAGCCTGTTCCTTTTCTCTATCCTTCATATCTCATCAAGAGCGCTTGATAGTCCTTCAGTTTCAGATACGGATTTTTTTAGTAATAACTTCATACTTGATTACAAGTGTATATGATAGAATAATAGAGCATGTTTAGCGTCGCAGAAAGTAACACTCCTCCGATGATGTCAGTGAGCCAGTGTACCCCCGATAGCAGCCGACCGATTATTGTAACGACAATAATCAGAATAGAAAAAATGTCGATAAGCCGAATAAATTTTTTCCTCTTGATCCGGTGATGAAACTGAATCATCGACATAGTCATAATACTGACTACAATCATTGTATGGCTTGATGGATATGATGCTTCAAGTTCTCCATCCATCAGAATAGGCCGATAATTAATGATTATTTTTTCAAACATTATGTAACAACCGATAATTGCTAAGTAAAACAGTCCAAGCAGCAGGATATCGGCATCGACATTTTTCAGGCTTTTACGTTTAATTAACTGAGCCAATCCAAGCACACCAAAGGCACATGCAAACATAATTGAGACCAGCCCAAGCCAATCGGTCAGATAATACCACAAAAGCGTTACACCCAAATAATTAAAGACAAAATGATTTATAGATGATAGACCTATGCTTGTCCCTTCGGGGCCTATTGGCTTTATATCAATGTTCTTTATCATAAATGTTAAGGTTATAAATGCAATAAAGAGAGTTGCAGTAATAGTATAATTAATTTGATTACGTTTGTTCATTTTATTTTCTCGTATTGGATTAGTATTTTATGGAAAGGACAGCGCCCATTGGTATCGCCTGGACAGAAACATCATAAGTACTATTAGTACCTACCTTTTGGGTATTGATGTTCAAACTATGAATCCAGGGGACAAAAAAACCGCAGGCGGTTCCTGCTATGGCTCCGGCAATCACATCGGTTAAAAAATGATCTCCGCTGGCGACTCGACAGGCGGCAGTACTAAATGCGATGACATATGAAGATGCGATTACCGGAATTTTCCATTTAGAATTTGGAAAGTACTTACTGAAAACAAGACTTGTAAAAGAAGCTCCGGCGAAAGACATTGTCGTATGCCCAGACGGGAAGGATTTGTTCCAGTCGTGGTCATTAACCGCATCCTTGGGAAAGCCTTCAAAATACATATAGGGTCTAGCTTTGTTGATACAAATTTTCCCAAGCTCTTTGAAGCCGTATGCAAGCGTTATAGTCTCCGCATACATGGTTCCAATGGTGAGCCATTGATCCATGGGCGCTACAAGCAGTATTGTTGGCGTTAATATTGAAACAATTCCGAAGTATGTTCCGAGTTTATCGATTGCCGATGAGTAGGAATTCATCAATAGTTGATCAAATCCATTTACTTGCGACGAGTCT is a window of Sediminispirochaeta bajacaliforniensis DSM 16054 DNA encoding:
- a CDS encoding phosphatase PAP2 family protein, with the translated sequence MNKRNQINYTITATLFIAFITLTFMIKNIDIKPIGPEGTSIGLSSINHFVFNYLGVTLLWYYLTDWLGLVSIMFACAFGVLGLAQLIKRKSLKNVDADILLLGLFYLAIIGCYIMFEKIIINYRPILMDGELEASYPSSHTMIVVSIMTMSMIQFHHRIKRKKFIRLIDIFSILIIVVTIIGRLLSGVHWLTDIIGGVLLSATLNMLYYSIIYTCNQV
- a CDS encoding phosphatase PAP2 family protein; amino-acid sequence: MHKKKSVTAVFILLAATSLFSFDGAVDAKNNGSLFNLDPILEGILFASSAGLNGIVLYFDKVGEVNHSKFDGNIIDSSQVNGFDQLLMNSYSSAIDKLGTYFGIVSILTPTILLVAPMDQWLTIGTMYAETITLAYGFKELGKICINKARPYMYFEGFPKDAVNDHDWNKSFPSGHTTMSFAGASFTSLVFSKYFPNSKWKIPVIASSYVIAFSTAACRVASGDHFLTDVIAGAIAGTACGFFVPWIHSLNINTQKVGTNSTYDVSVQAIPMGAVLSIKY